aaaattatgtaaaatcaaaatcaatggagGAATTATAAATGTCTTTGTTGAAAGGTGGAGGCCAGAGACACACATCTTTCATTTGACATGTGGGGAGGCCACCATCACACTACAAGATGTGTCTGTGTTACTAGGTCTTCCTGTGGATGGCAATCCTTTAATAGGCAGCACAAATATTGATGGGATTGATATGCGTGAACAATATCTTGGAGTCAGGCCAAATGCCAATGCATTGACTGACGGAAACACATTGAAATTAAGCTGGTTGGCTTCACAATTTGCAAATATCCAGGACTATATGGACGACGAAgagcacctcaaaatgtttgCACGTGCTTGGATTTTGAGATTTATTGGAGGTGTCTTGTTGGTGGATAAAAGTAGTAAAAGAGTCCCCATGAGATATTTGCAATTTCTGGTAGCTTTTGAAGAGTGCAGTACTTATGAGTGGGGAGCTGCTACATTGAGTTATTTATACAGAGAGATGTGTAACGCAACAGATTATAATGTGCAATCTATTGGCGGCTACCTTCTCTTAATTCaattgtgggcatgggaacgatgccCTAAATTAGTCCCATCGATTGtgcctccacaacaacaaaacaatccACTTGGTTATAGGtacacaattttaaattatagacttcatttataattttaattattattgtatgtaacacattattatttattgttgcaTAATTTTTATACAGATGGTTACAAAATAGAAATCCTCATATGGCCAGTGATAGTGTGGAACACTATCGTTTTAAATTAGATACCATGAAAAGGGGCGAGGTAACTAAGTATAGAATTTTCAAATGAACAATgttattatttgtaattatttaacgaatttttaaattgccttGTAGTTTTTATGGGTCCCTTACTCTAAAGAAGTCCAAGCGTTGTTGAGTCATTTATGTTTTGCTGGGTCTGCAATTTGGAGACGTGTAGTGCCGATGATTTGTTTCAATGTTGTTGAATGGCATCAGCCAGATAGAGTCATGAGGCAATTTGGACTGCAACAACCTATACCTGGCCCTCCATTGCAACCTAGCAATATACATGGCCTAACACTAAAAGGAAAAAGTGGACATAATTGGAGGCGACTACTGCAGCCAGCGCTTAATGAATGGAATTGTCACTATGAAAGACGGTTTCAAGAAACGCCACCACAAGTTGGGTCCCTCAGTGTGAATTCTGAGTATATGAAGTGGTTTAGGCGTAAAACCAAATTGTATATCAGCCGACAACATGCAAGAAGAGGACTaatgatatttattaattattgtaggtcttacttatttattttaatattctaaaaagtggttattattttcatacattttctaaatatatgtattatttaaCAAGAATTTATATGTAGGGTGAAATTATAGAAACAATGCAGTTCATGTTGTCCCCATATGGGAGAAGGGTGTCGAATTTGGACGATTTGGCACCGTGCTTGATAAGATGACTTTTTTTGCTGAGGAAGAGGATAGAATTATTGAGGCACGTGAAGAAGCTCCTCCTTCGGTTCCACAATTTGAAAGTCAACAGTTTGATATGTTGGCTAGGAGTGTGGAGACCCAAGGTTTAGGGCGACGTAGGGAAAGTGTGGATGCAGAAGCACATGTTATTCCTGCGATGCCAGAGCGCcaacatggaatgtattacacaccTGATCAgttcacccaagagccatctCAAATGTCGCCCCTATATCCGTACCCATATCAAAGTGAAACTTCATCAGGTATGcaatttttgtgttaatttaatttataatgtccattattattgtattttatttaatttattgtttatttattatgttatatacTGTGATATGTAGATGTATATTTCATGGGAACGCAACCTCCACTACAACCAAGATATGTTATGATTGACTTATTTGGGTCTCCTTCTCCTGCGGGAACTCCTTCATTTACACATGGTTGTCAGATATCAACGCCTAATGCCCCAATGGGCCCTCCATGGACTGTGTCAGGAAACATTCCTAACATTATTGATTTATTAGGGGTAGATTCAGGTAATCAATTTTCTGCTGAGGCTGATGAAAGGAGGGGCGATAGGAGAAGGAATTCAGATTGACAAGCTCGGAGATGGGAGTGACCATGTGGGACTTCCTCCCGCCATAACACacatgatcatgatgatgatgatgatgatgatgatgatgaccgCGTCGGTTGTGTCCTTGTACACCATATCTACCACATTTTTGACGAGTTTGAGAAGGTTCCctccaatccatctcattccttagcCGTGTTGATCTTGGCCTTCCTTTCATACGATTAAAACTTGGATCAGGCACAAGTGTCCACGACGCATCAGATGGAGGAATCGCATCCTCATTCCCCAAGGGCCACCACGATGGAGAGTAAGCACGTAAGATGTGATCATTTGTGTATACAACATTTATGTATTGATAAAAGTTGATGCTGACAACACCACACGCAACAATAATATGGGAGCATGGATAATG
This region of Glycine soja cultivar W05 chromosome 17, ASM419377v2, whole genome shotgun sequence genomic DNA includes:
- the LOC114391486 gene encoding serine/threonine-protein phosphatase 7 long form homolog is translated as MLVFHMEKEQWLVLLGAIVLGCNGCFQEEKVALLDFKATYAGDLGDVRWRPETHIFHLTCGEATITLQDVSVLLGLPVDGNPLIGSTNIDGIDMREQYLGVRPNANALTDGNTLKLSWLASQFANIQDYMDDEEHLKMFARAWILRFIGGVLLVDKSSKRVPMRYLQFLVAFEECSTYEWGAATLSYLYREMCNATDYNVQSIGGYLLLIQLWAWERCPKLVPSIVPPQQQNNPLGYRWLQNRNPHMASDSVEHYRFKLDTMKRGEFLWVPYSKEVQALLSHLCFAGSAIWRRVVPMICFNVVEWHQPDRVMRQFGLQQPIPGPPLQPSNIHGLTLKGKSGHNWRRLLQPALNEWNCHYERRFQETPPQVGSLSVNSEYMKWFRRKTKLNNAVHVVPIWEKGVEFGRFGTVLDKMTFFAEEEDRIIEAREEAPPSVPQFESQQFDMLARSVETQGLGRRRESVDAEAHVIPAMPERQHGMYYTPDQFTQEPSQMSPLYPYPYQSETSSDINA